Genomic window (Streptomyces cadmiisoli):
TGTCCCACCATTCACCGAAGCGGACCGGTCACGGAAAGTCAGACGCCGATGACCATGAGCCATGGAGCTTCTGAACACCCGCAGAGCGAAGGCGACTTGCGGCTGGACGGGGGCGATTTGCGCGTCATGACACCGACACACCATGTGTGGCTGTCGTGTGTCGATGTTACGTTTGGTTCGAAGTTCGACGAACACCGAACGACACCGAACGGGCATGCATCGGTCCGCGAGGTGACTCCCCGGGCTTCACAGCCCCCCACCGGCCACCAGAACGGTTGGAGTGAAGAGGAATGACACATCGAACGGACGGTCCCAGCCGTCGCGGCGTACTACAGGTCATGGGCGCGCTCGGGGCCGGATCCGCGGCGTCACTGATGACTCCGGGGTTCGCCGAGGCCTTCACGGGCGCGGACATCGGGACGAGGGGCCTGTCGCTGCCGCCGGCGACACCCGACGTCGTCCCCCTGAACTTGCGCGTCCCTGAGCGGGTGCTGCAGGACCTGCGCCACCGGCTGTCGCTGACCAGGTGGCCGTCGGAGGAACCCGTCGACGACTGGTCGCAGGGAGCTCCCCTGTGGCGCGTGCGGCGACTCGTGGAGCACTGGCGGACGAACTACGACTGGCGCGGGGTGGAGGCGCTGCTCAACGGCTTCGGCCAGTACCGGACCCTGATCGACGGGCTCGGCATCCACCTGCTCCATGTGAGATCGCCGCACCCCGACGCCGTACCGATCATGCTGACGCATGGCTGGCCCGGCTCGGTGCTGGAGTTCAGGGACGTGATCAGGCCGTTGACGAATCCGACCGAGTTCGGCGGCTCGGCACGGGACGCCTTCCATGTGGTGTGTCCCTCACTCCCGGGGTTCGGCTTCTCCGATCACCCGAGCGGCACGGGGTGGGGACGGGTCAGGACGGCGCAGGCCTGGGCCAAGATCATGCCGCGTCTCGGCTACCACCGGTATCTTTCCCAGGGCGGTGACTGGGGCGCCGCGGTCAATGTCCAGTTGGGCCGCATCCGGCCCAGAGGACTCATGGGAATCCATGTGAATTTTCCTCAGATCGTGCCGCCCGATCTCGATCCTGCCCGCCTCACACCCGAGGAGCGGGCCGCGATGGATCAGCTGAACGCGCAGCAGAAGAACGAGATCGGGTACCAGATCCAGATGATGACCCGGCCGCAGACTGTTTCCTACGCGCTGTCGGACTCCCCCGCCGGCCAGGCCGCGTGGATCTACGAGAAGTTCGGTATGTGGACCGACAGCGACCGGAATCCGGAGTCCGTCCTCACCCTCGACGAGATGCTGGACGACATCACGCTCTACTGGCTGACGAACTCCGCCTCCTCGTCCGCCCGCTTCTACTGGGAGAACTCAGACATCGACATGACCGCCGTGAAACTCGATCTGCCGGTCGGCGTCACGGTGTTCCCCAAGGAGTTCTACAACCCGCCTCGCCGATGGGCCGAAGCGGCGTTCTCCGACCTCGTGTACTGGAACGAGGCGAGCAGAGGCGGCCACTTCGCGGCGTTCGAGCAGCCCGAGATCTTCACTGAGGAGATACGCAGGTTCGGTCGGCTGTTCCGCTGAGGCGCACGGCCCGCGGGGCCGCCGGCCCCGTCAGCCGAGCCTTCGTCGCAGTTGCAGGGTGTACAGCAGGAACAGCGACGGCACGATGAGGGCCGCGGCGACGCACGAGACCACGAACAGCACCCACAGAGTCGCTGTCGGCGCGGCTCCTTCGCCGATGGTCAGATGGGTGCCCAGGAGGTAGGGATACTGGGCGACGCCCCAGCCCGCGACGACGGCGGCGACCGCGATCGCCGCCAGCGTACGGACGACGAGGGGGCGGCCTCGGCGCAACAGCAGCAGCGCGGCGAGGCCGCACAGCGCGGAGATGATCAGAAGCGGCGCTCCCACCCCGCTCAGGCGGCGGAACAGGCGCGGCGAGTCGGCGTGCAGCACGAACACGCCCGCCACCGCCACCACTCCGGCGAAGATCCCCGCGCCCAAGGCCCGGCGGCGGAAGGCCTCCTCCATCGCGGTGTGCGCGTCGCGCCGGGCCTGACCGGTGAGGAACACGGCGGCGAGATAGGCGCAGACGGTGATCGCGAGCCCTCCGCCGAGGAACGACGTCGGGTTCAGCCAACTGGTCAGCGGGTCTCCGTGCCCGGCCGAGGGAACACGGCCGGAGGCGATGCCACCCGCCACGGTGCCGAAGAAGAACGGAGTGAGCACCGAGGACAACGCGAAGGTCGCACCGGAGATGCGTTCCAACGGGTGGTCGGCCAGTGCGTGGCGGAAGGCGAAGCCCGCCCCCCTGGCCACGATGCCCAGCGCCGCCAGCCCCAGCGGGAGGTACAACGTGGTGGTGATAGCGGTGAAGGCCTGGGGAAAACCTGTCCAGATCGTCACCAGGCAGAAGACCAGCCAGGTGTGGTTGGCCTCCCACACCGGGCTCACGGAACTGTTGATCAGCTCGCGGGTGCGGTGCCCCCGCCTGCGGCCGCCGGCCGTCAGATCCCAGAAGCCGGCCCCGAAATCGGCGCCGCCGAACAGGGCGTAGGCGATGACACCGACGAAGAGGACCACGGCGATCAGCGTGCTCATGCGTCATCCACTCCATCCGTCCGGGGTCCGGTCGCCGGTGCCCGCTCCGGCCCGTACGGGACGGCGACCGCATCGGTACCCGCCTGCTGCCACCGGCGCCGCATACCGCGGAGCACCACCACGGCACCGGCGGCGACACAGACGTAGATCGCGAGCACTGCCGCGAACAGCGGCCACAGGTTGCCTTCCGTGGTGACCGCGTCCTCCGTCAGCAGCAGACCCACGACGGTCCAGGGTTGGCGGCCGACCTCGGTCACCACCCAGCCCGACTCCAGGGACACGAGCGCGACCAGCCCGGCGACGGACGCGCCGCGCAGGAACCAGCGGTTCGTCGGGACCTCGCGCCGCCGCCACCACAGCCACGCGAACCAGGCCGCCAGCAACAGCAGGAGCGTGGCGGTTCCGACCATGACGTCGAAGGCGAGGTGCACGATGTTGACGAGTGAGTCGTCCGGGCGCACCTCCGCGGGGATCGCGTCCAGTCCTTGGATCTCGGTGGAAGGGCTGAAACCGGCGAGGATCGAGGCGGCGTCGGGGATGTCGATCCCGTAGCGCACCTGACCGTCGATCAGGATGCCGCCGAGCGTCTCCGGGACGTGATCACCGGTGGTCGGCACGAGTTCGATGGCGGCGAACTTGGCCGGTTCCCTGTCGAACACCTGGCGCGCGATCGTGTCCCCCACGAGGAACTGCAACGGCATGGCGATCGCCGCGACGGTGAAGGGGACCAGGAAACCCATCCGGTGGTAGTAATCATGACGGCCCTTCAGCAGGCCCCAGGCGTAGATGCCCGCGACACCGAAGCCCGCGACGATGTACGCCGCGAGAAGCATGTGGACCGTCTCCCACCAGAACGCGCCGTTGAAGAAGACCTCCGACGGGACCACGTCGACCACGCGGCCGTCGCGCATGACGATCCCCGCGGGCTGGTTCATCCAGCTGTTGGCCGCGATGACGGAGGCCGTGCCGCCGATGCCCGACAGGGTGACCACCACTCCGGTGAAGAAGTGGGGCCATGCGGGAAGCCTCTTCCAGCCGTAGATGTAGATCGCCATGAAGATGGCTTCGAGAAAGAAGAAGAGTCCTTCGATCGCGAACGGGAACCCGAATGCCGCACCGTAGTTGCCCATCAGCCCGGGCCAGAGAATCCCCAACTCGAAGGTGAGCACCGTTCCGGACACGGCTCCCACGGCGAACAGCACGGCCGCCACCTGCGACCACCGCCGGGCCAGGACCAGGGCCTGTTCGTCACCGCGCCGCAGTCCCCGGTACTGGCAGATCAGCATCATGAAGGTGAACGCGACTCCGAAGGGCACCAGAATGATGTGGAAGCCCAGGGTGAACGCCATCTGCAGGCGCGCGGGAAGCAACTGCGGCGGTTCCACGGCTCCCACCAGCGCGGACAACTCCATGAAGTCTCTTTCGGGCTCGTAGGAAGCAGCAGTTCACGGTGCGATCCCGGGACGGGGCCACCACCGGTCTGCTGCGTGTCCGGATGTCCGTGTCGTTCTCGATTTGCTGGAGCATTCACTGGGCGCCGCCTGCGCCGAGTATGCAGGACGCGGGTACGGCAGCACCCTCAAGCGCTGGGCGCGTGTTGGGCCCCGATCGGCGATCACCCCCGGCGGGCGGAGTGCCGCTCCACCGGTCGCGACGCCGCAGGGAAACGGATGTGCGAATGTCGGTGCCACGTGATAGTCACTACGTCCACGAGGGGGGTGATCATCGGCCTCTCGTGTCAGGACACGGCAAGGGGTGGGGACATGGCGTTGCTCCGTGACTTGGGGCTCACGCTGGGCAAATGGGCGGGTCGGCCCGTCGCGCAGGTGCAGCAGGACTCGGGCGATCCCGAGGTGCAGCGGGTGCGCAAGGCCGCCGAGGCGGCGGACTGGGCCACCGTGCGCGCCGTGCTCGAAGCACGGCCCGAGAGCGAGGACCGTACGGAACTCCTGTCGGCCGTCAGTGACACCGCGGGCGTGGAACGGTGGATCACCGAGGTGCTGGAGGCCGAGCCGGACGCGACGCTGCCCCGGCTCGTCGCGGGGATGCGCCACATCAGCTGGGCCTGGGAGGCCCGGACGGGGGCGCGGGCCAAGCACGTCTCACGCGAGCAGTTCGAGGTGTTCCACACCCGGCTGCGCACGGCCGAGCAGTGGCTGTACGAGGTGGCGGAGCGCGAGCCGGGATGGGTCTCGCCCTGGTACGGCCTCCAGACCACCGGTCGCGGCCTGCAGGTCGGCCAGGCCGTCGCACGGCGCCGGTTCGAGGCGACGGTGCGACGCGACCCGTACCACCTGGGCGCACACACGCAACAGCTCCAGCAGGTCTGCGACAAGTGGGGCGGCTCCCACGAGGAGATGCACGCCTTCGCTCGCGAGTCCGCGTTCGGCGCGCCCGGTGGCACGCTGCTGGGCCAGCTCGTCGCGATCGCGCACATCGAGCAGTGGCTCTCCCTCGACGCCGGACCGGACACCGAGTACATCCGCCGGCCCGAGGTCACGCTGTCCCTGCGGGAAGCGGCCGACCACTCGTTCCGGCACCCGGACTTCGTCCGCGGCGGCGCCTGGATCCAGGTCCTCAACACCTTCGCCATGGCGTTCTCGCTGGCCGGGAACCGCCACATGGCGCGGGAGTGCTTCGAGGCCATCGACGGCCGGGTGACCGAGTTCCCCTGGTACTACCTCAACGGCTCCGACCCTGCCGCGGCCTATCGCAGGCACCGTTCGGCGGCCGGGCGCTGACCCGGCGCGACCAGCTCCGGGGGCAACGCCCTCCGTACCTTTCCCTCCGCGTCCGCGCCGCACGGCACGGGCGCGCCCACCGAAAGACTCCGTCAGGTGCCTCACTCCGAGACCGCTCACACCTTCCAGGTCGACCTGCGCGGCCTGGTCGACCTGCTGTCCCACCACCTCTACTCAAGTCCCCGTGTATACCTGCGCGAACTGCTGCAGAACGCCGTCGACGCCATCACGGCCCGGCAGGCGGTCGAGCCCTCGGCGCCCGGCACCATCACGGTGCGCACCGGTGACACCATCACCGTCACGGACACCGGCATCGGCCTGACCGAGGCCGATGTGCACCGGTTCCTCGCCACCATCGGGCGCAGTTCCAAGCGGACCGCGGACGGCTCGCTCGACGGTGCCGGACTCGACGCCGCCCGCGGCGAGTTCATCGGCCAGTTCGGCATCGGCCTGCTCGCCTGCTTCGTCATCGCCGACGAGATCAGCGTCGTCAGCCGGACCGCCGCCGACCCCTCGGCCCCCGCCGTCGAGTGGCGCGGCCACTCCGACGGCCGCTACACCATCCGTGCCCTGCCCGCGTCCGCCGTGCCCGAGCCGGGCACCACCGTGCGGCTGACCCCGCGCGCGGACAACGCCGAGTGGACCAGCCCCGAGCAGGTCGTCGCCCTGGCCCGGCACTACGGCGGGCTGCTCCGGCACGAGGTCACCGTCGTCGGGCCGCGCGGCGACACCCACCGGATCAACGACACACCCCCGTGGGAGCACACGCACCGCTCCCCGCTGGCCCGCCGCGAGGCGCTCACCGCGTACTGCCGCACCCTCTTCGACTTCACCCCGCTCGACACCATCGAGCTGGACCTCCCGGCGGCCGGACTGCGCGGCGTCGCCTACGTCCTGCCCACCGCCGTGAGCCCGGCGCAGCGCGCGGGACACCGCGTCCACCTCAAGGGCATGCTGCTCACCGACCAGGCCCCCGAGCTGCTGCCCGACTGGGCGTTCTTCGTACGCTGCGTCGTCGACACCACGAGCCTGCGCCCGACCGCCTCCCGGGAGGCCCTGTACGAGGACGGCACGCTGTCGGCCGTACGGGACGCCCTGGGCGAGCGGATCCGTGACTGGCTCACCGGTCTCGCAGCCAGCGATCCGTCGCTGCTGCACCGCTTCATCGACACCCACCACCTCGCCGTCAAGGCGCTCGCCCGCTACGACGACGAGCTGCTGCGCATCGTGCTGCCGTGGCTGCCCTTCGAGACCACCGACGGCAATGTCACCCTGGAGGAGTTCGCGCGGACGCACCCCACCCTCCTGGTCACACGCAGCGTCGAGGAGTTCCGCCAGGTCGCCCCCATCGCCGCGGCCGCCGGCCTCGGCGTCGTCAACGGCGGCTACACCTACGACCGCGACCTGGTGCACCGGCTGCCCGAGATCCGCCCGGGAACGGCCGTCACGGACCTCGACCCGGCCACCGTCACCGCGCACCTCGACTCCGTGGACCCGGGCGCCGAACTGAGGGCGGCGGCTTTTCTCGCGGTCGCCCGGGAGACGATCGGTGAGCACGACTGCGACGTCGTCCTGCGGGACTTCCAGCCCGTCTCCGCGCCCGCCCTGCTGCTCGACAACCGCGAGGCGCGCCACGAACGGACCAGGTCGAGCCTCGCCGCCGAGAGCGACGGCCTGTGGGCGGACATCCTCGGCTCGCTGCGCCACGACACCCCGCGCGCCCAGCTCGTCCTGAACCACCTCAACCCGCTGGTCCGTCAGGCGATCACGATCACCGAGCGCGGTCTGGCCGTCACGACCGCCGAGGCCCTGTACGGCCAGGCCCTCCTGCTCAGTCGCCGCCCGCTGCGCGCCGGCGAGAGCGCCCTGCTCAACCGGGCCTTCATCGGCCTGCTCACCCACGCC
Coding sequences:
- a CDS encoding HSP90 family protein gives rise to the protein MPHSETAHTFQVDLRGLVDLLSHHLYSSPRVYLRELLQNAVDAITARQAVEPSAPGTITVRTGDTITVTDTGIGLTEADVHRFLATIGRSSKRTADGSLDGAGLDAARGEFIGQFGIGLLACFVIADEISVVSRTAADPSAPAVEWRGHSDGRYTIRALPASAVPEPGTTVRLTPRADNAEWTSPEQVVALARHYGGLLRHEVTVVGPRGDTHRINDTPPWEHTHRSPLARREALTAYCRTLFDFTPLDTIELDLPAAGLRGVAYVLPTAVSPAQRAGHRVHLKGMLLTDQAPELLPDWAFFVRCVVDTTSLRPTASREALYEDGTLSAVRDALGERIRDWLTGLAASDPSLLHRFIDTHHLAVKALARYDDELLRIVLPWLPFETTDGNVTLEEFARTHPTLLVTRSVEEFRQVAPIAAAAGLGVVNGGYTYDRDLVHRLPEIRPGTAVTDLDPATVTAHLDSVDPGAELRAAAFLAVARETIGEHDCDVVLRDFQPVSAPALLLDNREARHERTRSSLAAESDGLWADILGSLRHDTPRAQLVLNHLNPLVRQAITITERGLAVTTAEALYGQALLLSRRPLRAGESALLNRAFIGLLTHAMHHPGTAAPGAEPRKEL
- a CDS encoding epoxide hydrolase family protein, producing the protein MTHRTDGPSRRGVLQVMGALGAGSAASLMTPGFAEAFTGADIGTRGLSLPPATPDVVPLNLRVPERVLQDLRHRLSLTRWPSEEPVDDWSQGAPLWRVRRLVEHWRTNYDWRGVEALLNGFGQYRTLIDGLGIHLLHVRSPHPDAVPIMLTHGWPGSVLEFRDVIRPLTNPTEFGGSARDAFHVVCPSLPGFGFSDHPSGTGWGRVRTAQAWAKIMPRLGYHRYLSQGGDWGAAVNVQLGRIRPRGLMGIHVNFPQIVPPDLDPARLTPEERAAMDQLNAQQKNEIGYQIQMMTRPQTVSYALSDSPAGQAAWIYEKFGMWTDSDRNPESVLTLDEMLDDITLYWLTNSASSSARFYWENSDIDMTAVKLDLPVGVTVFPKEFYNPPRRWAEAAFSDLVYWNEASRGGHFAAFEQPEIFTEEIRRFGRLFR
- a CDS encoding cytochrome d ubiquinol oxidase subunit II, coding for MSTLIAVVLFVGVIAYALFGGADFGAGFWDLTAGGRRRGHRTRELINSSVSPVWEANHTWLVFCLVTIWTGFPQAFTAITTTLYLPLGLAALGIVARGAGFAFRHALADHPLERISGATFALSSVLTPFFFGTVAGGIASGRVPSAGHGDPLTSWLNPTSFLGGGLAITVCAYLAAVFLTGQARRDAHTAMEEAFRRRALGAGIFAGVVAVAGVFVLHADSPRLFRRLSGVGAPLLIISALCGLAALLLLRRGRPLVVRTLAAIAVAAVVAGWGVAQYPYLLGTHLTIGEGAAPTATLWVLFVVSCVAAALIVPSLFLLYTLQLRRRLG
- a CDS encoding cytochrome ubiquinol oxidase subunit I, which translates into the protein MELSALVGAVEPPQLLPARLQMAFTLGFHIILVPFGVAFTFMMLICQYRGLRRGDEQALVLARRWSQVAAVLFAVGAVSGTVLTFELGILWPGLMGNYGAAFGFPFAIEGLFFFLEAIFMAIYIYGWKRLPAWPHFFTGVVVTLSGIGGTASVIAANSWMNQPAGIVMRDGRVVDVVPSEVFFNGAFWWETVHMLLAAYIVAGFGVAGIYAWGLLKGRHDYYHRMGFLVPFTVAAIAMPLQFLVGDTIARQVFDREPAKFAAIELVPTTGDHVPETLGGILIDGQVRYGIDIPDAASILAGFSPSTEIQGLDAIPAEVRPDDSLVNIVHLAFDVMVGTATLLLLLAAWFAWLWWRRREVPTNRWFLRGASVAGLVALVSLESGWVVTEVGRQPWTVVGLLLTEDAVTTEGNLWPLFAAVLAIYVCVAAGAVVVLRGMRRRWQQAGTDAVAVPYGPERAPATGPRTDGVDDA